catgtaatatcctacaatctagtgttaaaaattacaatatcaCAGAAAGttgactttctacaacacgtggtgtttgctgtcaaaactaagagccaatcagctctcagCCAgccgtttcccataatgccctgggtcttgcagtcggcGGAGAGCAGctgcggcgcctggctctaaaaagttgcggccgcctcgatctcgtgaggttcTCGTTGCCCACTTGTGCATGACGTCGGGATCAAGTCGGTCGTGTATAGAAGGAAGCCCGCAaactgcaaaatctgatctgagatctgcaaaaacctCTTGTGAGACTTGTCGCTGCCCGGCGACCTGTTCTGTTCTGACCTTTAAGAACCTCGctagagtttccccagtttgctggttcTCTTCTAGACACTACcgatcaagtcggacacaaatctaaccggcgtGCATTGCGCGGCGATCGGcggtgatcgattctgcgctcatctccaacgagcctaCTAACCTTTCCTCCTAACATGACGCGTTGAACTTCAACCCTCTTGCTCATTTACCTGCtgagcagaggattgtgggtcagaacagcCAGAACAGCATGCTGGCTTACAAACTAGACAAAGTGAAAACACGTTTAAACACCTAAAAGGAGGAAATTTGCTTCTGTTAAAAACGTTTTTAGACGTTTAGTTTGTCTTTTAAAATCTGACAAattaaaccaaaactaatatTGTTCCTGATACggatcaaatatttttttaatctgatcTGTAGTTCTTCATTAAAACATTCCAGGTAACCTCGTCCACCTGAACGTGACCCGTACAGAACGTCTAATGTACCAAACAGGTGAAACAGAATCAATAAATGGAGGACATAATCAATAAATGTGGAGGATATGATCAGTAAACTGGTGCTCGTCTCATGTTTCCTCTGAAGCTTCACTCGAGTCCTGGTTCAGGTTCTTGTTGGTGGGCAGAGCTGAGGCCTGCTCCAGCAGCTGGACCAGGTAGCGATCCTCAGCCCTCTCCGCCTCAGACTGAGCCGGGCCTGACGCCGGCGGTGAGGCCACCTGGACTACGGGGGCCGAGAGAGTCCTCGGGACCTTACAGGAGGGCTGGTCGTCGGTGGAGGCCGGAGAGAGCGCTTCTACGTCCCTCTCCTGATCCGGCGCTGAGGGGGGACCCTCTGGGACTTCGCTCCCCGGGGGCTGGTAAGGCGGAGGCCCCGTCAGCGGCGAGCCGTCGGGGGTGAGCGGCGCCTGGCTGTGGATGATGATGGGGTCCGGGGACGGCAGCGGGGCCTCGTCCTCGTCCGCGGCGTCCAGGTCCCGGGGGTCCTTGGAGGGGCTCTGGTCTGGGGATATGGAGTCGGGCTGGTGGGAGATGATGTGGAGGCTCAGGCCGGCTCTGGGGAACCCGCTGGCGGAGGACGGCTTCCCTCTGGAGGACTGGACCGGACTCAGCAGCACCGGCAGCTCCTCACCCAGAGGCTTACGGGGGAGCTCCTCCGGCTTCCCTGAGAACACAACGGCTTCTTATGAAGGtctctttttacatttatctttaAGTTCTGACTTTTAGAAATattcttaataaataaatgtggccTACCTGGAGGAGGAAGGTCCAGCTTCATCTTCCTCAGCTCGGTCATGGAGGCCTGAAGCTGCTCCACGATGACGTCGTCGCTGTAGAAGAAGGTCTGAGCGATCTGCTCCTGCAGGAACTCCCTGAGATCCTCCAGAGACATCTTCAACAGACGCTCTGCAGCACAAAGGTCACACGTTGAAGCCACAAACACAACCTGCAAAGTAGACTAGAAGTTTAGAacaaaatttagagtaagtttggagcgttatttaacctccttcataacaagctagtatgacatggttggtactgatggattcatcagcttttctagtttcatatgataccagtatcttcactctagctctagaACTGAACCTGCTatagcctctgaaagacagtaaagtcggtcaggtctcagagggttaagaagTGGCAGCTGAATCCAAATGTCCTGTTAGTGGTGCTAAACCAGTTTGAGTAGATCCTGATCGATcttcctgtagtgaactgtttgttCTTACTCTTGTGTATCTTCAGGATGGTGTAAGACATGGCGGTGAGGAGCCTGTCTCCCTCCAGGATGAAGATGTCCCACAGGCGAAGAGTCAGCGTGAACGGCGTCTGCAGGAAACACACAACAGGTCGCCGTGTCACTGCGGCTCATTTCATTGTGTttacggcggcggcggcggcggccggcctctctcatactgtatgtgccggAGTCAGGAGGTTTGTTTGGTTCCTTCCCAGACCTCAGAGGCCCGCGGGCCCTCCTCTGAGCCGGGCCACTCAGCGGGACGGAGAAGTGCTGACAGCGGCCCGATCCTGCCAGACCACCGCCACCACAGGATTGTGGGTATGCACGGAGGAGACTAATAGCAGCTTAGCTTCACAGCTCCTAATGCTCTCTCTCTTATGTCCCCGAGCTCAAATATCAGCAGGAGCTTTTCTGCTGAAATCATGTAAAAGGATCTTTAAAAAGCCAATCTGACACATTCTTTTCAGTAGTTATTGGTGGAAgcgttttgttgtgtttgtaggATCCCAGAGATCAGCTGTTAATCAAACAGGCCAGTAATGTGTGTTCATCAACCTCCTGTTTCTCCTGTAACGCTGCAGCACGCTCAATTAATCTAGTGTTGCTTCTTCATTAACACAAACTGATGATCTGACAGATGAGCGTCCAACGTTTCAACTCTTTTCTGTGCTGGTTTGATATCACCAACTTCCACTTGTGATGCACCATCTTCAGGACCGGTTTCATCATTAAAAAGTTACTTTAATTTAAACGTCTGACGGACAGAAAGAAGCTCTTATTGCTATTTTCACATAAAGAAGTAAGATGACAAGCTGCTCTGGCTCCTGTCCAATTGTTACTTTAAATGTgactttattatctttattcatttatttatttattcattcactgatttatttatttattttatttattcattcatttattcattaattaattaatttatttattttatacgcATGTtttataatacatatttttattttatttatttctgtatctaatatgtatgtttaatatttattttatttatttatttaataggtatgtttttattttatttattcattcattcattcatttatttatctatttaatatatatgtttaataataaattacatttttccttttctgaCCTACTtaatttggattattattatttatttatttaatatgtatgtttaataatatatatttttattttatttatttacttatttatttcatatgtatgtttaaatatatatatatatattttatttattcgtTTAATATGtatgttcttattttatttatttatccattcatttatttatctatttaatatgtatgtttaataataaattaaattctttattttttgtcttttctgacCCATTtaatttggattattatttatttatttatctatctaatatgcatgtttaataataataataataatttatttatatatttatttatttatttaatatgtatgtttaataatatatatttttattttatttatttattaacttatttatttaatatgtatgtttaataatatatatatatatatatttttatttttttattcatttaatatgtctgtttaataatattttatttatttattcatttaatacatgtttaataatatatatgtattttatttattcattcatttatttatttaatatgtattttgaataatatatatttttatttaatttattaattaatttaatatgtatgtttaataatatgaattaattatttttttcttttctgatcCAGATTATTATAATTCATATATTTAGTTATATATCCCCCCGCGAGCACAATAGTTATGTCTGTGTATAAGTGTGATAGAAGGGATGTAAGCATGTATGCTAGCTGTCCAGTGATTATTATGTTCTGTAtgaatatttgcataaagtggaaaaataaattcaataaaaacatttgaataataataataatattattttgaaaGTGACGTCAGTGTGTGGTTAACTGGAGGTGAGAGACAGGAAGTAGTTCCTCACCCTGTCGATGAAACACTGTAGGAACCATTTAGTGCTGTAGATCCCTGCAGACATCTGCTCTCtgtcctgcagagagagagagagagagagagagagagagagagaaagagagagagagagagagagagagagagagagagagagacgatcAGCAAATATCTACGAAGCATCAAACCGCCAGAGAATCTCATTAAATGTCACCACAAATCTGAATTCTTGCTGCCTCGTCATTCCTTCGCCATCGTGCTTGGTTGTGAAACACTTGTGTAAGTGATCTCACCAGATGTTTCTTCAGCTTGGGGATGAGTTTGGAGGTAATCTGATCATGATGTGCCTGGAATCGCTGAAGTTTGGGGAACCCGGGAACAAAAAATcctgaagaagagagagagagaaaaagaaaaaaggaaaaggactTCATCATGAAAACATGCAGCAGGCAGctttcatgttcatgttcatgttgtgACGTCTCACCGTGCATGGCGtgtttctgattggtcagcagcTGTGACAGCGCCCAGAAGGCGTCCTCCTCGTTCATGTACATCAGCAGCAGAGCGGCGATCTGACTCATCCCCTGGCAGTAGCTCACCTCCTGCAGGACAGAACCAGAGATAAAGTCACGTTTCCACCGCTGCCTGAATGAGCCGGCTGTCTGTCGGCTCACAGACGAAACAGGATCAGGAACCTTTAGTTTAGTTATCTCATAGAAATAAAACGTACAGAGTGAACGTCCCTGTTTACAGCAaagctctgtctctctgtcctccacaaaagagCCACTGACTGTAGTAATGCAAACCGTGTGGATTATTCTGCAGATCCCTGTTCCAACGGAAATCCAACGGACGTGACGTCGTGCCCGTTCCACTACAGgactaacagtgtgcaacgataGATAAcatttggttagaaatggagtccgctaacgccaacataCGACCACCCTCCACCACGActcaggaatgtgaccgacgtcggaaGAAAAAtagtgttgtgggagtgtgtgtgtgtgtgcatgtggaaagtgagtggtgaagcaagagagagagagcggcggcggcggcggcgagtgtgtgatgtccacagcctccgtcgtTTCCACGTTTCCCATTCATTgcctatgtaagcagccgtgcagcaatgcattctggtagcgtggcggcgtgATTCGAGAGACGAAGCGTCACGTcggctgctcctcatttgcataaagttgaggtctcggctactttatgcaaatcagggtgCGTCcggcgcgactcgccgcctctggaaactctctAGAAACTTTTAACTAactgttgtcgatctaaaataaagacagattcatcaacatggATTATTACTCTCAttaaatgttctcagaaacacatttcagtgaactatttttatgatataagagaagaaaagtttccaaacgagccgccatgttggttccggttttaaaagctgggagcagcagccaccGGAGGGGAAGAGTTCAtctaacccaggggtcagcaacctttactaccaaaatatcaaaagagacattttaggcaaaaaaaaagaaaaacaaatctgtctggagccgcaaaacatttacAGTGAAGtaggggccacattgaggggaaaggAAAtgtgagattttgagaataaagtcataattttacaagaaaaaaagaaaataactaactactactactatacatatatatattaatattacgactttattcttgaaatctcagatttattttttttcctcaatgtggccctaatactccgtcgtaccgtcgtaccatagacctacaacaatgattaataaaaatgaaaatgtaaactaaaaacagttattcatttccattttaataaatccacagggagccgctggagaggagctgaagagacgcaggttgctgacctctggtctagcagaagagttagtttagctctgagaatatcgtTGAATGTTCAGATATAATGTGTTCAGAAATAaacgctgcagctcctccagaccaacagaggtttcccgtgtcttgttttaCTGCTACTGAGTGAATAGACGGGGGTTAACTACGGAGAGAGTAACGTCATCGACtccaggagaccaaaactaaccacaggtgtcactgcTAACAAGCTATTTATCATTCTTACATCTAGCCCCTTTAAAAGTGCCGTGATAATGAAGTCCAGACCGGTAATCGGATACATAAGAGCAGCAGGCTCTACAGACTGAGCCGCGAGtggaaaacaagcagtttttATCAGTCAAATCAAGTTAAACTGGTATTTTAATGTTTCATGTGATGAAGCAGAAACAGCCACTTACTGTGTTGTAGACTGAATACGCAGAGAGGACGTGGAAGAGAGACTGctgcctgcagagaggagaggaagaaacactTATTCATTTATGAAGGATGGGATTTGTGTCCAAAATTCTTTATTATTTACTGGGTGGTCCACTAAACATATATAGTGGataatatcccacaatgcaacgtaAAAAGTAGTGCACAATGGTCTACATGGTAacgctgtgttcacaccaagagcaaaGCGGATTTTCGtctctactgcggtatgaacccaaaataaacagattgtgctgtgatttaatatcaataaccAGATcataatgatgctgaaataactacatgatGATGacgattagtaaaaagtctgaattcatgctttatcaggtctgttaccatgacgacaagcaaacgacttttaaaatgcttgttttctgaatggagtctggatggatcagCGCCAGGCTacgcagctgctccatcaacactcaacatgacgtcatctagagacgttgttgtttctaccatagacagtctgtAGTTTCTACACATACATGTACAAATAGGTGATGTACGTATAATTAATCTTCTTCGACTAAGAGATAACTACCATCATGCATTGCCAAAACATCTGAAACAAGGACTCCTAGTTTAGTGGGTCCGTCCACAGGAGGTCTCACTCTGCCCTGTTTAAACCGGACTGTGTTACAAACCGACAAAGTGTCTGAAACACCGAGAGCTGGTGAGACTCCTCACAAAGAACAAGAGGACGACAGGACGACGAGGAAACggagaacacaaaacaaagaaaagaagagtacacagaacacataaataaaaaagagcAGATTATAGTGAAGAcaaaacagagaggaaacagagaaGCACATAAAACACAGATGAAGCAGCTCTCCAGCGCCGACGCCGCTCTCCAGCGCCGACGCCGCTCTCCAGCGCCGACGCCGCTCTCCAGCGCCGACGCCGCTCTCCGTCACTATAAAAAGATTCATTTTTTTGCAGGCTGCTGAACTCCTGTTAAATATTGAAACATTCTGCTGCCCCAGACTTTCCACTGCCGCTCCCGAAACCGGCCTGCGGTCTATTAAACTGTCAGTGACATCACTCTGTGACGGGATCGGGTTCCACACAGACCCAACAAAACGCCATCcagaacacagagagaggtggGCCGGCCGGCCggcccacctctctctctctctcacactcggGCCTCCGGTTCACACCGAGGGCGCAGAATCACTGTCTCCACTACAGATGTGGAACAGTTTGAACTCTGCAACCTGGAAACGAACAATGTTATATACACAACATGTGGCCAAAAGTATGCGGACGCCTGACCAAAACCGTGAGCATTAATCTGCTGTAAGCTTACTGTTGACAAAGCGAAGCAGTTAGAGAGGACGTTAAAAACATGTTCTCAGTGCTTCAGTGAGTTTTTCTCTCCCTGAAGAAGAAGATCAGTTACAGATGTGAAGTCTGACTGGAAACAGTTATTACAGATACTCTGTGAGACTTACTTGACCCCGAAGCGGTCCATGAACATGATGTGGTTCCTGAAGGTCCTGTTGATGTCCAGGTCGATCTGTTTGATCTCAGACGAGTACAGTCGGGCCTGATCCTTCATTTTCTGAGCAGAAACAATAAAGAGCAGAGTCAACGAGAGGACTCCGTCACGAGACGGAACTTGTAACGGAGTGAAAGCAGTTTATCAAGTGAAAGTTGATGCATCCtaagaaacattttgtttttaattatcaaaataacgtgatatagtagggctgtcaatcgagtaaaatagttaatcgtgattaatcgcaaattaatcgcacattatttatctgttctaaatgttccttaaaggagattagtaaagtatttaatcctcttatcaacatgggagtggacaaatatgctgctttatgtaaatgtatgcatatatgtattattgtaaatcaattaacaacacaaatcaatgacagatattgtccagaaaccctcacaggtactgcatttagcatcaaacaatatgctccaatcataacatgtcaaactgcagcccaacaggcaacaacagctgtcagtgtgtcagtgtgctgacttgactatgacttgccc
Above is a genomic segment from Sebastes umbrosus isolate fSebUmb1 chromosome 2, fSebUmb1.pri, whole genome shotgun sequence containing:
- the LOC119502685 gene encoding USP6 N-terminal-like protein isoform X2, which codes for MLRRKSSHSDHLVVNRYSEKDESGRQGGVEIDPWEDADYSIYKVIDRFGFMHEDELPAPTAHEEKRKQLDIERAEKWLKMVKKWDKYKNSDRMVKRVYKGIPLQLRGRAWALMLDVERAKRENEGKYEKMKDQARLYSSEIKQIDLDINRTFRNHIMFMDRFGVKQQSLFHVLSAYSVYNTEVSYCQGMSQIAALLLMYMNEEDAFWALSQLLTNQKHAMHGFFVPGFPKLQRFQAHHDQITSKLIPKLKKHLDREQMSAGIYSTKWFLQCFIDRTPFTLTLRLWDIFILEGDRLLTAMSYTILKIHKKRLLKMSLEDLREFLQEQIAQTFFYSDDVIVEQLQASMTELRKMKLDLPPPGKPEELPRKPLGEELPVLLSPVQSSRGKPSSASGFPRAGLSLHIISHQPDSISPDQSPSKDPRDLDAADEDEAPLPSPDPIIIHSQAPLTPDGSPLTGPPPYQPPGSEVPEGPPSAPDQERDVEALSPASTDDQPSCKVPRTLSAPVVQVASPPASGPAQSEAERAEDRYLVQLLEQASALPTNKNLNQDSSEASEET
- the LOC119502685 gene encoding USP6 N-terminal-like protein isoform X3, with amino-acid sequence MKKDIETLIAEERADIILKYATGRQGGVEIDPWEDADYSIYKVIDRFGFMHEDELPAPTAHEEKRKQLDIERAEKWLKMVKKWDKYKNSDRMVKRVYKGIPLQLRGRAWALMLDVERAKRENEGKYEKMKDQARLYSSEIKQIDLDINRTFRNHIMFMDRFGVKQQSLFHVLSAYSVYNTEVSYCQGMSQIAALLLMYMNEEDAFWALSQLLTNQKHAMHGFFVPGFPKLQRFQAHHDQITSKLIPKLKKHLDREQMSAGIYSTKWFLQCFIDRTPFTLTLRLWDIFILEGDRLLTAMSYTILKIHKKRLLKMSLEDLREFLQEQIAQTFFYSDDVIVEQLQASMTELRKMKLDLPPPGKPEELPRKPLGEELPVLLSPVQSSRGKPSSASGFPRAGLSLHIISHQPDSISPDQSPSKDPRDLDAADEDEAPLPSPDPIIIHSQAPLTPDGSPLTGPPPYQPPGSEVPEGPPSAPDQERDVEALSPASTDDQPSCKVPRTLSAPVVQVASPPASGPAQSEAERAEDRYLVQLLEQASALPTNKNLNQDSSEASEET
- the LOC119502685 gene encoding USP6 N-terminal-like protein isoform X1; the encoded protein is MLRRKSSHSDHLVVNRYSEKDESVNTNGRQGGVEIDPWEDADYSIYKVIDRFGFMHEDELPAPTAHEEKRKQLDIERAEKWLKMVKKWDKYKNSDRMVKRVYKGIPLQLRGRAWALMLDVERAKRENEGKYEKMKDQARLYSSEIKQIDLDINRTFRNHIMFMDRFGVKQQSLFHVLSAYSVYNTEVSYCQGMSQIAALLLMYMNEEDAFWALSQLLTNQKHAMHGFFVPGFPKLQRFQAHHDQITSKLIPKLKKHLDREQMSAGIYSTKWFLQCFIDRTPFTLTLRLWDIFILEGDRLLTAMSYTILKIHKKRLLKMSLEDLREFLQEQIAQTFFYSDDVIVEQLQASMTELRKMKLDLPPPGKPEELPRKPLGEELPVLLSPVQSSRGKPSSASGFPRAGLSLHIISHQPDSISPDQSPSKDPRDLDAADEDEAPLPSPDPIIIHSQAPLTPDGSPLTGPPPYQPPGSEVPEGPPSAPDQERDVEALSPASTDDQPSCKVPRTLSAPVVQVASPPASGPAQSEAERAEDRYLVQLLEQASALPTNKNLNQDSSEASEET
- the LOC119502685 gene encoding USP6 N-terminal-like protein isoform X4, with the translated sequence MRVSSLCSVWAEDAGYHTLMVEMVKRVYKGIPLQLRGRAWALMLDVERAKRENEGKYEKMKDQARLYSSEIKQIDLDINRTFRNHIMFMDRFGVKQQSLFHVLSAYSVYNTEVSYCQGMSQIAALLLMYMNEEDAFWALSQLLTNQKHAMHGFFVPGFPKLQRFQAHHDQITSKLIPKLKKHLDREQMSAGIYSTKWFLQCFIDRTPFTLTLRLWDIFILEGDRLLTAMSYTILKIHKKRLLKMSLEDLREFLQEQIAQTFFYSDDVIVEQLQASMTELRKMKLDLPPPGKPEELPRKPLGEELPVLLSPVQSSRGKPSSASGFPRAGLSLHIISHQPDSISPDQSPSKDPRDLDAADEDEAPLPSPDPIIIHSQAPLTPDGSPLTGPPPYQPPGSEVPEGPPSAPDQERDVEALSPASTDDQPSCKVPRTLSAPVVQVASPPASGPAQSEAERAEDRYLVQLLEQASALPTNKNLNQDSSEASEET